A portion of the Legionella antarctica genome contains these proteins:
- a CDS encoding recombinase family protein — MKFGYARVSKNEQCLDVQIQKLTAAGCEEIFQEKISGAKDDRPQLKGLMGKLRKGDTLCVVRLDRLGRRMMKLVALINEFKEKGIEFVSLENNLDTSSHMGMLLFNICAAFSEMERELIKERVKAGLDLAKKQGRTGGRPKALTNDKAETIKALRQSGKMSVKKICETMKVSRSVFYRCINQSIEV, encoded by the coding sequence TTGAAATTTGGTTATGCTCGCGTGTCAAAAAACGAACAATGTTTGGATGTTCAAATTCAAAAATTAACAGCAGCTGGTTGCGAGGAAATTTTTCAAGAAAAAATTTCAGGAGCAAAAGATGATAGACCTCAATTAAAAGGGTTGATGGGGAAGTTAAGAAAAGGAGATACGCTATGTGTCGTACGCTTGGATAGACTGGGGCGACGCATGATGAAGTTGGTCGCATTGATTAACGAATTTAAAGAAAAAGGCATTGAGTTTGTGTCGCTTGAAAATAATTTGGATACTTCATCACATATGGGGATGTTGCTGTTTAATATCTGTGCCGCTTTTTCTGAAATGGAACGTGAATTAATTAAAGAAAGAGTTAAGGCAGGGCTGGATTTGGCCAAAAAACAAGGCCGCACCGGTGGCAGGCCTAAAGCATTAACAAATGATAAAGCAGAAACCATTAAGGCATTACGTCAGTCAGGTAAAATGTCCGTTAAGAAAATTTGTGAAACGATGAAGGTAAGTCGATCCGTTTTTTATCGATGTATTAATCAAAGTATTGAGGTGTGA
- a CDS encoding plasmid pRiA4b ORF-3 family protein: MATRPVLQFKIMLQDIEPRIWRRIQISDLSSFWDFHVAIQDAMGWTDSHLHEFTAYNPITTEQEHIGIPDGEDEPHPVLEGWKLNIRDYFNLPANHKISYLYDFGDSWEHLIEFEGKQEKQSNAKYPLCIAGARTCPPEDVGGPPGYDRFIEAITTPRHPDHQSLLEWVGGKYEPSTFDPKKVKFDNPSKRWKHAFEGNVRF; the protein is encoded by the coding sequence ATGGCAACAAGACCCGTTCTTCAATTTAAAATTATGCTACAAGACATAGAACCTAGGATCTGGCGGCGAATTCAAATTTCTGATTTAAGCAGTTTCTGGGATTTTCATGTTGCAATTCAAGATGCGATGGGTTGGACAGATTCGCATTTACATGAATTCACAGCATATAACCCCATTACAACTGAACAAGAACATATAGGTATTCCTGATGGTGAAGACGAGCCGCACCCGGTATTGGAAGGCTGGAAGCTAAATATTCGAGATTATTTTAATCTGCCGGCCAATCACAAAATTTCTTATCTTTATGATTTTGGTGACAGCTGGGAACATCTCATTGAATTCGAAGGGAAACAAGAAAAACAATCCAATGCTAAATACCCATTATGTATTGCTGGTGCACGAACTTGTCCACCAGAAGATGTAGGTGGTCCGCCAGGTTACGACCGTTTTATTGAGGCCATTACCACGCCTCGCCACCCAGATCACCAATCCTTGTTGGAGTGGGTTGGTGGAAAATATGAACCAAGCACATTTGATCCCAAAAAAGTCAAATTTGATAATCCTAGCAAGCGCTGGAAACATGCATTTGAAGGTAATGTTAGATTTTAA
- a CDS encoding YecA family protein — MSKIGRNDPCLCNSGRKYKKCCINTRSNTKQDNLITSSSGDERFSLANMDHLGETQLGLLTTTTNEPFMLIRLYYTIYNKTLLMTKLDALKCICLYGNYKFLINYHHETKNIGLAVKPDGVPKNLQPIVLAKGKIIGETSMVIDLRSFERGCCIIEFLNHYISRDIAEITHIATYNKMHEITKKTITDVMNINYDSVFSEENMHRPDMRFDKLMSEAEHIESIEEKQELMMNFMLESTAEKPNLIEKYPVHYYEDGIDSIKCTLKFHQLLAHEHLMGNESLNMFQLISKIIPEVIDDNGVTNELNEYV, encoded by the coding sequence ATGAGTAAAATAGGTCGAAACGATCCATGTTTATGCAATAGTGGACGAAAATATAAGAAATGCTGCATCAATACTCGCAGTAACACCAAACAGGATAATCTAATAACCTCATCTAGCGGTGATGAACGATTTTCACTTGCTAACATGGATCATTTGGGTGAAACGCAATTGGGTCTCCTCACAACAACAACCAATGAGCCTTTTATGCTCATTAGACTTTATTATACTATTTACAATAAAACGTTACTGATGACTAAATTAGATGCACTGAAGTGCATTTGTTTGTATGGCAACTATAAATTTTTGATTAATTATCATCATGAAACGAAAAACATTGGGTTAGCTGTAAAGCCTGATGGAGTGCCGAAGAATCTTCAACCAATTGTTTTAGCAAAAGGAAAAATAATTGGTGAAACGAGCATGGTTATAGATTTACGCTCGTTTGAGCGTGGTTGCTGTATTATTGAGTTTTTAAATCATTATATTTCCCGTGATATTGCCGAAATAACGCATATAGCAACGTATAATAAAATGCACGAAATAACTAAAAAAACAATCACAGATGTAATGAATATCAATTATGACAGCGTGTTTTCAGAGGAAAATATGCATCGCCCAGACATGCGTTTCGATAAATTAATGTCTGAAGCCGAACACATTGAATCAATAGAAGAAAAGCAAGAGCTCATGATGAATTTTATGCTTGAGTCAACAGCAGAGAAACCTAATCTGATAGAGAAATATCCAGTACATTATTATGAGGATGGAATTGACTCCATTAAATGCACCTTAAAATTTCATCAACTACTTGCGCATGAGCATTTAATGGGTAATGAATCATTAAATATGTTTCAACTGATTTCAAAAATAATTCCAGAGGTCATTGATGATAATGGTGTAACTAATGAACTGAACGAGTATGTCTGA
- a CDS encoding IS1595 family transposase, translated as MNIYPKNVVELMDLFPTEEACLEYLSLIRWPDGYVCMRCDGKDVCKMSSGLYRCQTCRYAGSVISGTLFQDTHKPLRLWFQAIWYVVSQKNGVSALGLQKALGLGSYHTAWEWLHKLRRAMVRPGRDKLSGIVEVNETMIGGEHAGTRGRGAGGKTLVLIAAEDTGGGIGRIRLSTISDASGGVLTDTIQKMVSLGSTIRTDGWSGYSGLSSNGYTHLSISNNNVKETDAIQIAHRVASLLKRWLVGTHHGAINHKNLPYYLDEFTFRFNRRTSTSRGKLFLRLIQQALEIDPVPAKSLNTICSG; from the coding sequence ATGAATATCTACCCCAAAAATGTGGTTGAACTGATGGATCTTTTTCCAACTGAAGAAGCTTGTTTAGAATATTTAAGCCTTATTCGTTGGCCTGATGGCTATGTGTGCATGCGTTGCGATGGAAAGGATGTTTGTAAAATGAGCAGCGGGTTATACCGTTGCCAAACGTGTCGGTATGCCGGATCAGTCATTTCTGGAACGCTTTTTCAAGATACACACAAACCTCTTCGGCTATGGTTTCAAGCCATCTGGTATGTAGTGAGCCAAAAAAACGGCGTTAGTGCACTTGGGCTGCAGAAGGCACTTGGACTGGGTAGTTATCACACGGCTTGGGAGTGGTTACATAAACTTCGTAGAGCTATGGTGCGGCCTGGTCGTGATAAGTTGAGTGGTATTGTTGAAGTAAATGAAACCATGATTGGTGGCGAGCACGCAGGCACACGGGGTCGTGGTGCGGGCGGTAAAACATTAGTGTTGATAGCAGCAGAAGACACAGGCGGTGGCATTGGACGCATTAGGCTTTCTACTATCAGTGATGCATCCGGTGGCGTATTGACCGACACTATTCAGAAAATGGTTTCACTAGGCAGTACAATCCGAACAGATGGCTGGAGTGGATACAGTGGTTTGAGCAGTAACGGGTATACACATTTGTCGATTAGTAATAATAACGTGAAAGAGACCGATGCAATTCAGATTGCTCATCGTGTTGCGTCGTTACTTAAACGCTGGTTGGTTGGCACACACCATGGTGCTATTAACCACAAGAATTTACCCTACTACCTTGATGAATTTACGTTTCGATTTAATCGAAGGACATCCACATCAAGAGGTAAGCTTTTTTTGCGATTAATACAGCAGGCGCTTGAAATTGATCCAGTGCCAGCAAAATCGCTAAACACTATATGTAGTGGTTAG